One genomic region from Sphingobacterium multivorum encodes:
- a CDS encoding BT_3987 domain-containing protein: protein MMRNYISYCVLLLTLFLMNGCQKDDRMNNMVDDTIYFRDFKENKITVFDWGKFDYNVTVVKAGIGQQEAKINFKIDEAYLAAYNAQQGTNYKLLPTDCYKIANTTLAFEKKDYLQDIAIAFDTERIKVLQGKYKELYVLPCRIEAEGGVLHALKPEMATTLLIPNVKDPFLEFTSPGLQLDQIKLSPTGAEQVVGKATLVTNYPNQWNLDYEIEVDPVILDNYNGTVSDDKKLKLLPKAAYQLLPAPYKIAEKENKTSFSYTILKKGLIDGTTNLFGEYALPLRIKSVSKNGINPDASTILVPVSFQPPDIPRSGWKVIAASSEWIGGGEKENILDGNPDTYWHNVWMGGEPPLPHYVIIDFGKEYNVMMIELTRRLWNNDLKVVEFSTSNDNKTYVPIGKIDFGTNSPKSTLAVNVPTTKARYLKCTVTASNRPPSSAIAEVYVKGL, encoded by the coding sequence ATGATGAGAAATTATATATCCTATTGTGTTCTCCTGTTGACACTTTTCCTGATGAATGGATGTCAAAAGGATGATCGAATGAACAACATGGTCGACGACACCATTTATTTCAGAGACTTCAAAGAGAATAAAATAACGGTATTTGACTGGGGAAAATTTGATTATAATGTAACTGTTGTTAAGGCTGGAATTGGACAACAGGAAGCAAAGATAAACTTCAAGATTGACGAAGCGTACCTAGCAGCCTATAACGCGCAGCAAGGGACAAATTATAAGCTGCTTCCCACTGATTGCTATAAAATTGCAAATACAACACTAGCCTTTGAAAAAAAGGATTATCTGCAGGATATCGCAATTGCTTTTGATACTGAGCGCATAAAAGTGTTGCAAGGAAAATATAAGGAATTATATGTGCTTCCTTGCCGCATTGAAGCAGAGGGTGGGGTGTTGCATGCACTGAAACCTGAAATGGCAACGACATTGTTGATTCCTAACGTTAAAGACCCATTTTTGGAATTCACTTCACCGGGTCTGCAGCTTGATCAGATCAAACTGAGCCCCACAGGAGCTGAACAGGTCGTAGGAAAAGCGACATTGGTCACCAATTATCCCAATCAATGGAATCTTGACTATGAAATTGAAGTGGATCCCGTGATTTTGGATAATTACAACGGAACGGTATCAGACGATAAGAAGTTGAAATTACTACCAAAAGCGGCCTATCAGCTTTTACCCGCGCCTTATAAAATTGCTGAAAAGGAGAATAAAACGAGTTTTTCATACACTATTCTGAAAAAAGGACTTATTGATGGAACAACCAATTTATTTGGGGAGTATGCGTTGCCTTTACGGATTAAGTCTGTTTCAAAAAATGGTATTAACCCTGATGCTTCCACAATATTGGTTCCAGTGTCCTTTCAACCGCCGGATATCCCCCGTAGTGGCTGGAAAGTAATTGCGGCTTCTTCCGAATGGATTGGCGGAGGTGAAAAGGAAAATATATTGGACGGGAACCCCGATACCTACTGGCATAATGTCTGGATGGGAGGAGAACCCCCATTACCGCATTATGTCATAATAGATTTTGGAAAGGAATATAATGTGATGATGATTGAATTAACAAGAAGGTTATGGAATAATGACTTAAAAGTCGTTGAGTTTTCGACTAGTAATGACAATAAAACATATGTTCCAATAGGGAAGATTGATTTCGGAACAAACAGTCCCAAATCGACTTTGGCCGTGAATGTTCCGACGACAAAAGCCCGTTATTTAAAATGTACGGTAACAGCAAGTAATCGTCCGCCTTCATCTGCTATAGCAGAAGTATATGTCAAAGGATTATAA
- a CDS encoding MBL fold metallo-hydrolase codes for MKTVGWIVLATLLIALISSVLYYFVHPMFGGSFKGARLERMKQSPNFKNGIFHNLEVTPSLKGDVNMVSLLWDFLFNKNPHLKPISVLPAMECDLAHLPADDVLIWFGHSSYLLKLDGKLIVVDPVFSSNASPIPGSNKAFKMSVDYAAMVFPKIDYLFISHDHYDHLDYETVVKLRDKVGQVICGLGVGAHFESWGYKSDQIIEGDWYDQVKLAPDFQVTFTPARHFSGRRFTRNNTLWTSFVLKTAKYSIFLGGDSGYGKHFKTIGDQFGPFDLAILENGQYNDAWHYIHSLPDEWAAETKDLKAQAVLPVHSSKFALAMHDWKEPMEKFYETANKEQITLLTPKIGEMIHLNKLDTVYAPWWREVN; via the coding sequence ATGAAAACGGTCGGATGGATTGTATTAGCGACGCTATTGATTGCGCTCATCAGTAGCGTGCTTTATTATTTTGTTCATCCAATGTTTGGTGGAAGTTTCAAGGGAGCTCGGCTTGAACGTATGAAACAGTCCCCCAATTTTAAAAATGGTATTTTTCATAACCTCGAAGTAACGCCATCGTTGAAAGGCGATGTGAATATGGTCTCTTTGTTGTGGGATTTCCTTTTCAACAAGAATCCCCACTTAAAACCGATCAGTGTATTGCCCGCTATGGAATGCGATTTAGCACATCTTCCCGCAGATGATGTGCTGATTTGGTTTGGTCACTCCTCCTATCTATTGAAGTTAGATGGAAAATTAATAGTGGTAGATCCAGTATTCAGCTCAAATGCTTCTCCCATACCAGGTAGCAATAAAGCATTTAAGATGTCGGTCGACTATGCGGCGATGGTTTTTCCGAAAATTGACTATTTGTTTATCTCGCATGATCATTACGATCATCTGGACTATGAGACTGTTGTGAAATTGCGGGATAAAGTCGGTCAGGTGATCTGTGGTCTCGGAGTAGGGGCGCATTTTGAATCTTGGGGATACAAGTCCGATCAGATCATCGAGGGGGATTGGTATGACCAGGTAAAACTGGCGCCCGATTTTCAAGTAACCTTCACCCCCGCAAGGCACTTTTCGGGACGTAGATTTACACGGAATAATACCTTGTGGACATCCTTTGTGTTAAAAACCGCTAAGTACAGCATTTTCTTGGGGGGAGATAGCGGGTATGGTAAGCACTTCAAAACAATAGGTGACCAATTTGGTCCTTTTGATTTAGCGATCTTGGAAAATGGACAGTATAATGACGCCTGGCATTATATACATTCGTTACCTGATGAATGGGCTGCTGAAACGAAGGATCTGAAAGCCCAAGCTGTTTTGCCCGTTCATTCTTCGAAATTCGCGTTGGCGATGCACGATTGGAAAGAGCCCATGGAGAAATTTTACGAGACGGCGAACAAAGAACAGATCACACTGCTTACGCCAAAAATAGGGGAAATGATTCATTTGAATAAATTAGATACCGTATACGCCCCTTGGTGGCGGGAAGTTAACTAA
- the dcd gene encoding dCTP deaminase, giving the protein MILSDKRILEEIENGSIVIQPFDRKCLGTNSYDVHLGKYLATYADRVLDAKKHNEIQHFEIPEEGFVLEPNTLYLGVTQEYTETHKHVPFLEGKSSTGRLGIDIHATAGKGDVGFCNTWTLEISVAQPVRVYAGMPIGQLIYFAVEGDIETFYNTKGNAKYNGKTIRPVESMMWKNNF; this is encoded by the coding sequence ATGATTTTATCTGATAAAAGAATTCTCGAAGAGATTGAAAATGGCAGCATTGTCATTCAACCATTTGATCGTAAATGTTTAGGAACAAATTCCTACGATGTGCATTTGGGGAAATATTTGGCAACGTATGCAGACCGTGTACTTGATGCCAAGAAGCACAATGAAATTCAGCATTTTGAAATCCCGGAAGAAGGTTTCGTCTTGGAGCCCAACACCCTTTATTTAGGTGTTACGCAAGAGTATACCGAAACACATAAGCATGTTCCTTTTTTAGAGGGCAAATCGAGTACTGGTCGCTTAGGGATAGATATCCATGCAACTGCAGGAAAGGGCGATGTCGGTTTCTGTAATACCTGGACCTTGGAAATTTCGGTTGCTCAGCCTGTTCGGGTTTACGCAGGAATGCCAATTGGACAATTGATCTATTTTGCTGTAGAAGGCGATATCGAGACATTTTATAACACCAAAGGCAATGCAAAATACAATGGCAAGACCATCCGTCCGGTGGAGTCGATGATGTGGAAGAATAACTTCTAA
- a CDS encoding 4'-phosphopantetheinyl transferase family protein — translation MSLVYLREIDSQTKFAIWRIEESDDDLLSKLQLDEREKAKLGSFNKGKRRLHWLATRVLLRTLLNTSRYIDCPSDANGKPFLANFPQKISLSHSFDYAAAMISTKGEVGIDMEIIKTKVERIQHKFLKPAELAFIAQDENRYEQLYACWCAKEAIYKLQGNAGVSFLNNMTIQPFDYQVQGILKLELHSDQHTHLYDVHYEKFNEYMLAYAVE, via the coding sequence ATGAGTCTAGTGTATCTACGTGAAATTGATAGCCAAACCAAATTTGCAATTTGGCGAATTGAGGAATCGGACGACGATTTACTGTCGAAACTTCAATTGGATGAACGTGAAAAAGCGAAATTAGGGTCTTTCAATAAAGGGAAAAGACGGTTACATTGGCTTGCCACCCGTGTGCTGTTGCGCACCTTATTAAACACATCCCGTTATATAGATTGTCCATCTGATGCAAATGGCAAGCCTTTTCTCGCCAATTTCCCCCAAAAAATTTCACTTTCACACTCATTTGATTATGCCGCAGCTATGATCAGTACAAAAGGAGAGGTGGGTATCGACATGGAAATCATTAAAACAAAAGTAGAGCGCATCCAACATAAGTTTTTAAAACCTGCGGAGCTTGCATTCATCGCACAGGATGAGAACCGATATGAGCAGCTTTATGCCTGCTGGTGTGCTAAAGAAGCGATTTATAAACTTCAGGGAAATGCAGGTGTCTCCTTCTTGAATAACATGACCATACAACCATTCGACTATCAGGTGCAGGGCATATTAAAACTCGAACTCCACAGCGATCAACATACACATCTATATGACGTGCATTACGAGAAGTTCAATGAATATATGCTCGCTTACGCTGTAGAATAG
- a CDS encoding RagB/SusD family nutrient uptake outer membrane protein: MMKKYIYSISCLLLVFSLGACSKYLDVDLENQMTLEEVFNKRKTTEQYLAQVYGYLPIEHDMFNGEGGNVPLSDEALFSWVAWVPWLNFANGAWGVTTQDYTTWEQNYKGINQATIFIENIDRNVELSAATKDIMKAEARFLRAYFYYLLLKRYGPVFVWGDRAPDSKIDPTTVDRMSLQTNVDFIVSEFDKASAVLPQEITDQAWYGRLTKGAVMAAKSELLLYMARPLFNGAKLYIGIRNKSGEFLFPQTADPNKWELAAKSAKALIDLNVYALYQDNKETNSFRRAIKSYMGIYFDKWNSEIIWGRWSDDGFNYNVRTAPPRVVTMGWGGYAPSLKLVDSYPMASSGRYPITGYSSNGQPIIDEKSGYQETGFTDNYVHPLDNFASFKAHNSCVGRDARFYASILANGMYWTNPKPQPRQVTFFDGGTSSYTKTGDCVKSGYLWRRMSDPTNDIEAGNWGQFAWPYYRLAEIYLNYAEACNEKTARDEVEALKYINLVRKRSGLNDLEVAYPEVRGNKELLRVLLRKERMVELAFEGHRYPDLRTWMIAEEEMNEPYYTRNVAATSYESSWERTKDVFPGKRSFQAKHYFFPIQQKQLSEMINITQNYGW; the protein is encoded by the coding sequence GCCTATTACTGGTATTTTCCCTCGGGGCATGTAGCAAATATCTCGACGTGGATCTAGAAAATCAAATGACTTTAGAAGAGGTTTTTAATAAACGGAAAACCACGGAACAGTATCTGGCTCAGGTGTATGGCTATTTGCCTATAGAACATGATATGTTCAATGGTGAAGGCGGAAATGTTCCGCTGAGTGATGAAGCCTTATTTTCATGGGTAGCCTGGGTTCCATGGCTTAACTTTGCGAATGGGGCATGGGGCGTGACAACCCAGGATTATACAACTTGGGAACAGAATTATAAAGGGATTAATCAGGCAACCATTTTCATTGAAAATATTGATAGAAATGTGGAATTGAGTGCTGCTACTAAAGATATTATGAAAGCCGAAGCCCGTTTTTTAAGAGCCTATTTTTATTATCTGCTTTTAAAAAGATATGGACCTGTATTTGTATGGGGCGATCGTGCTCCCGATAGTAAAATTGATCCAACAACAGTTGATCGTATGTCTTTGCAGACAAATGTGGATTTCATAGTTTCTGAATTTGATAAAGCAAGTGCCGTATTGCCACAGGAAATAACTGATCAAGCCTGGTATGGTCGATTGACAAAAGGGGCTGTGATGGCCGCAAAATCTGAATTACTGCTGTATATGGCTAGGCCGCTATTTAACGGAGCGAAACTTTATATAGGAATAAGGAATAAAAGCGGTGAATTCTTATTTCCACAAACCGCAGATCCCAATAAATGGGAGCTTGCGGCCAAATCTGCCAAGGCGTTGATTGATCTGAATGTGTATGCACTTTACCAAGATAACAAAGAGACGAACTCTTTTCGACGTGCAATTAAATCCTACATGGGTATTTATTTTGATAAGTGGAATTCGGAGATTATTTGGGGAAGATGGTCTGATGACGGCTTCAATTATAACGTCCGTACGGCTCCACCGCGAGTTGTGACGATGGGCTGGGGCGGTTATGCACCTTCGCTAAAACTGGTCGACAGCTATCCGATGGCAAGTTCAGGACGCTACCCGATTACAGGTTACAGTAGCAATGGACAGCCTATAATTGATGAAAAATCAGGATACCAAGAAACGGGATTTACAGATAACTATGTACATCCGTTAGACAATTTTGCCTCCTTTAAGGCGCACAACAGTTGTGTCGGAAGGGATGCACGTTTCTACGCATCCATTTTGGCAAATGGAATGTATTGGACCAATCCAAAACCTCAACCCAGACAGGTGACATTCTTTGACGGCGGAACATCTTCTTATACGAAAACAGGGGACTGCGTAAAGTCAGGTTACTTGTGGCGGAGAATGAGTGATCCAACAAATGATATCGAAGCAGGTAACTGGGGGCAGTTTGCATGGCCATATTATCGTTTGGCTGAGATCTATCTAAACTACGCGGAGGCTTGCAATGAAAAAACTGCTCGTGATGAAGTGGAGGCGTTAAAATATATCAACCTGGTACGTAAACGGAGCGGCTTGAACGACTTGGAAGTTGCTTATCCAGAGGTTCGGGGAAATAAAGAACTCCTGCGGGTATTGCTGCGAAAAGAAAGAATGGTCGAATTGGCATTTGAAGGCCATCGTTACCCCGATCTGAGAACCTGGATGATTGCAGAGGAAGAAATGAATGAGCCCTATTATACCCGTAATGTTGCCGCAACTTCTTATGAATCCTCTTGGGAACGGACCAAAGATGTTTTTCCTGGAAAGCGAAGTTTTCAGGCCAAACATTATTTCTTCCCGATACAGCAAAAGCAACTGAGCGAGATGATCAACATTACACAGAACTATGGATGGTAG
- a CDS encoding glycosyltransferase, which translates to MKEKKVLFIGLVWPEPTSSAAGFRMMQLIETFVNRSYQITFASAAAKSPYSAPLQSLGIREQAIVLNSNSFDEFIAQLKPDIVVFDRFMVEEQYGWRVAQHCPDALRVLDTEDLHFLRQARQTSVKNNGDFSFQALFTDTAKREIAAILRSDLSLIISESEMKILIEEFRISPDILYYLPFLEDEITAADVEQWNTFEERKNLLFIGNFIHEPNWHTVQYLKTQIWPQLRRMLPKVELHIYGAYATQKVLQLNNPKENFLIKGRAESARLTMESYRLLVAPIQFGAGVKGKFIDAMQTGTPAVTTKVGAEAMKGNLDWNGFIEDDPETFCRKTVELYENEDLWKTAQEHGIRIINERYEKRKYQSDFMTNLSLLKVQIDRHRQQNFISQILLHHTMQSTKYMSLWIEEKNK; encoded by the coding sequence ATGAAAGAGAAAAAGGTTTTGTTCATCGGACTGGTATGGCCAGAGCCAACATCTTCAGCAGCGGGCTTCCGTATGATGCAATTAATTGAGACGTTTGTTAATCGCTCTTATCAGATTACATTTGCTTCTGCTGCTGCCAAATCGCCGTATAGTGCACCTTTACAATCTCTCGGGATCCGGGAACAGGCCATCGTGCTGAATAGCAATAGCTTTGATGAATTTATTGCTCAGCTTAAGCCCGACATTGTTGTATTTGACCGCTTTATGGTAGAGGAGCAATATGGTTGGCGTGTTGCACAGCATTGTCCAGATGCACTCCGCGTACTTGACACGGAAGATTTGCATTTTTTGCGTCAGGCGAGACAGACATCTGTCAAAAATAACGGTGATTTTTCCTTTCAAGCGTTATTTACCGATACGGCCAAACGGGAAATTGCCGCGATATTGCGCAGTGACCTCTCGTTGATCATTTCCGAATCCGAAATGAAGATTCTTATCGAAGAATTTCGCATTTCACCCGATATTCTTTATTATCTCCCTTTTCTTGAAGATGAGATCACTGCTGCAGATGTGGAGCAATGGAACACCTTCGAAGAGCGCAAGAACTTATTATTTATTGGAAATTTTATTCATGAGCCCAACTGGCATACGGTACAATACCTAAAAACACAAATCTGGCCGCAATTACGGAGGATGCTCCCCAAAGTGGAATTACACATTTATGGCGCCTACGCAACCCAAAAAGTACTTCAGTTAAACAACCCAAAAGAGAATTTCCTGATCAAGGGCCGAGCGGAATCTGCTCGTCTAACCATGGAAAGTTACCGTCTACTGGTGGCTCCAATACAATTTGGTGCCGGTGTGAAAGGGAAGTTTATCGACGCCATGCAAACAGGTACACCAGCTGTCACCACGAAAGTTGGTGCAGAAGCCATGAAGGGCAATTTGGACTGGAATGGATTTATCGAAGACGATCCCGAAACGTTCTGCCGAAAGACTGTTGAGCTCTACGAAAATGAAGATCTTTGGAAAACGGCCCAAGAACATGGTATCCGTATTATCAACGAACGTTATGAAAAACGAAAGTATCAGTCCGATTTTATGACTAATCTATCTTTATTAAAAGTACAGATTGACAGGCATCGTCAACAAAACTTTATTAGTCAGATATTATTGCACCACACGATGCAGAGCACGAAATATATGTCTTTATGGATCGAGGAAAAAAATAAATAG